Proteins from a single region of Macrotis lagotis isolate mMagLag1 chromosome 2, bilby.v1.9.chrom.fasta, whole genome shotgun sequence:
- the LOC141511794 gene encoding large ribosomal subunit protein eL43-like, whose protein sequence is MAKHTKKVSIVGKYGTMVKNIEISQHAKYTCSFCGKTKMKRWAVGIWHCESYMKTVFGGAWTYNTTSAVTVKSAIRRLKELKHQ, encoded by the coding sequence ATGGCTAAACATACCAAGAAGGTCTCAATTGTTGGTAAATATGGAACAATGGTGAAGAACATTGAAATTAGCCAGCATGCCAAGTATACCTGCTCCTTCTGTGGCAAGACCAAAATGAAGAGATGGGCCGTAGGTATCTGGCATTGTGAATCCTATATGAAAACAGTATTTGGTGGTGCTTGGACATACAATACCACTTCTGCAGTCACAGTCAAATCTGCCATCAGAAGACTGAAGGAATTGAAACACCAGTAA